The proteins below come from a single Bacteroidia bacterium genomic window:
- a CDS encoding DUF1801 domain-containing protein: MTLKALNSEVTVFLNQLNHPLRIEIEHLRNYILSADHNLTENIKWNGPNYAFNGEDRITMKINPPKTIQLIFHRGAKKQEQPNNKLIEDNSKLLVWKENDRAVATFKNLSEVEVAKDGLIQLVKKWIKA; encoded by the coding sequence ATGACTTTAAAAGCATTAAATAGCGAGGTAACTGTTTTCTTAAACCAGTTAAACCATCCATTAAGAATTGAAATTGAGCATTTAAGAAATTATATCCTATCTGCCGACCATAATTTAACGGAAAACATTAAATGGAATGGACCTAATTACGCTTTCAACGGGGAAGACAGAATTACGATGAAAATCAACCCTCCTAAAACTATTCAGCTTATTTTTCATAGAGGTGCAAAAAAGCAAGAGCAACCCAACAACAAATTAATTGAAGACAATTCAAAACTACTTGTTTGGAAAGAAAACGACAGGGCTGTTGCTACCTTTAAGAACTTATCTGAAGTTGAAGTAGCAAAAGATGGTTTAATCCAGCTTGTAAAGAAATGGATAAAAGCCTAG